A DNA window from Paenibacillus sp. HWE-109 contains the following coding sequences:
- a CDS encoding helix-turn-helix domain-containing protein, which translates to MNEFVTDTTHGYVPLQPEIAWHTADYQEYKEHGDARHIPALFYQFRSKSVGSPDFVAIPDGHVDMLFSCDASQPDIQVYGSVLSRQTITLRKNTVYFGVRFLSLHVTGRSKIDMKDLISQSCPLSDFILMTNKSVEPILTSATFSEKIRLFKEILGEVLTIQQDSRLVRFALNQMIMAKGNMSVKDLATETAYSERYLRKQFEHFVGLSPKVFSQITRFQHALNGLIENPQSTAIWDSISENVFYYDQPHFINEFKKFYQETPHAWMKRCLQG; encoded by the coding sequence ATGAATGAATTCGTGACGGATACGACCCATGGTTATGTCCCTTTGCAGCCTGAAATAGCTTGGCATACCGCTGATTATCAAGAATACAAAGAGCATGGCGACGCGCGCCACATCCCCGCTTTATTTTATCAATTTCGCTCCAAAAGCGTGGGATCTCCAGATTTCGTCGCGATTCCGGACGGTCATGTGGATATGTTATTCAGTTGTGACGCTAGTCAGCCTGACATCCAGGTGTACGGCTCCGTGCTTTCCAGACAGACGATCACCTTGAGAAAAAATACCGTTTACTTCGGTGTTCGTTTTCTCTCCCTACATGTAACAGGTAGATCGAAGATTGATATGAAGGATTTGATTAGTCAATCTTGTCCATTATCAGATTTTATTTTGATGACTAATAAGAGCGTCGAGCCTATTCTTACGTCAGCAACGTTCTCTGAAAAGATACGCTTGTTCAAGGAAATACTTGGTGAAGTCTTAACTATTCAGCAGGATTCACGCTTAGTCCGCTTTGCGTTAAATCAGATGATTATGGCGAAAGGAAACATGAGTGTAAAGGATTTGGCGACCGAAACGGCGTATTCGGAACGCTATCTCCGCAAGCAATTTGAGCATTTCGTTGGCTTATCTCCTAAGGTGTTTAGCCAGATTACGAGATTCCAGCATGCTCTAAACGGGCTGATCGAAAATCCGCAATCCACAGCGATTTGGGACAGCATTTCGGAAAATGTCTTTTACTATGATCAGCCGCATTTCATCAATGAGTTTAAAAAGTTCTATCAAGAGACGCCGCATGCTTGGATGAAGCGTTGTTTACAGGGGTAA
- a CDS encoding MDR family MFS transporter codes for MNKRVQEASGMKRGAMLAALLIGAFIAFLNENLLTNTFPGLMREFNVAASTIQWLSIGYMLMIGILVPVTALLQQWFTTRRMFMSAMALFLAGTCLCAVSPGFEVLLIGRVVQACGTGLLIPLMMNTILALYPPERRGAAMGLMGLVIMVAPVIGPALSGLVIDTLHWRWLFYMVIPVALFSIIYAFIYLKNVTEITKPRVDLLSIVTSTVGFGCVTYGFSQTGVWAGPGSYSLIAIGGLFLLLLIWRQLKIKEPLIDLSVFRYPAFSLVAVLIVVLMMVLFATTTLLPIYMQDVMQLTAFATGLLLMPGCILNAMMMPVTGKLFDKFRPRFVIMPGLVMIALSLWLFAGIDSDTTRGSVLFNHVLLFLGISFVVMPAQTAGMNQLPRHLVPHGTAIYNTLQQIAGGIGIALFVGIMSSGANRYLHHSLDPAAFQDKTQSIVAGLQTVFGIEFILAIFVLVLGWFISDRLCADFSQKKEPKNLLP; via the coding sequence ATGAACAAACGGGTTCAAGAGGCAAGCGGAATGAAGAGAGGGGCGATGTTAGCCGCCCTGCTCATCGGTGCATTTATTGCGTTTCTTAATGAAAATTTACTTACCAATACATTTCCTGGATTAATGCGTGAATTCAACGTTGCTGCTTCGACCATACAATGGTTATCGATCGGTTATATGCTGATGATCGGCATACTGGTGCCGGTGACCGCATTGCTACAGCAATGGTTCACGACTCGCCGGATGTTTATGTCCGCGATGGCGTTATTTTTAGCAGGCACCTGCTTGTGTGCAGTATCCCCTGGATTCGAAGTCTTGCTGATAGGCAGGGTTGTTCAGGCCTGCGGGACAGGATTATTGATTCCGTTGATGATGAATACGATTCTTGCCCTCTATCCTCCGGAACGCAGGGGGGCCGCCATGGGTCTCATGGGGCTTGTCATCATGGTCGCCCCTGTCATCGGGCCAGCTTTATCGGGGTTGGTTATCGATACCTTACACTGGCGATGGCTGTTCTACATGGTAATTCCTGTCGCATTGTTTTCGATTATTTATGCATTCATTTACTTAAAGAATGTTACAGAAATAACCAAGCCAAGGGTCGATCTTTTATCCATTGTTACGTCAACCGTCGGGTTTGGTTGTGTCACCTACGGTTTCAGCCAGACTGGTGTCTGGGCTGGTCCTGGGAGTTACAGTTTGATCGCCATAGGCGGCCTCTTCTTACTCTTGCTTATTTGGCGGCAGCTCAAGATTAAAGAGCCTTTAATTGATCTTTCCGTATTCCGGTATCCCGCATTTTCTTTGGTAGCGGTATTGATAGTAGTGCTGATGATGGTTTTATTCGCCACCACGACATTGCTGCCGATCTATATGCAGGATGTGATGCAATTGACAGCATTCGCGACTGGTTTACTTCTGATGCCAGGCTGCATTTTAAACGCAATGATGATGCCTGTGACGGGAAAATTATTCGATAAATTCAGGCCGAGATTCGTCATAATGCCCGGACTGGTCATGATCGCCCTATCGCTGTGGCTGTTTGCCGGTATCGACAGCGATACAACCCGAGGCTCCGTTCTGTTCAATCATGTCCTCTTATTCTTAGGCATATCGTTTGTCGTCATGCCGGCTCAGACGGCAGGAATGAATCAACTTCCGCGTCACCTGGTCCCCCATGGCACAGCCATATACAATACGCTCCAACAGATTGCTGGGGGAATTGGCATCGCTTTGTTCGTCGGTATCATGTCGTCCGGAGCCAATCGTTATCTTCACCATTCGCTCGATCCCGCAGCGTTTCAAGATAAAACACAAAGTATCGTTGCCGGTTTGCAAACGGTTTTTGGGATTGAATTTATTCTCGCAATATTTGTTTTGGTACTGGGTTGGTTTATAAGTGACCGTCTTTGTGCCGATTTTTCTCAAAAGAAAGAACCCAAAAACTTGTTGCCTTAG
- a CDS encoding copper amine oxidase, producing MKIADSFKKSLIVGTMMTMAFTPFMPFGSHQAYAHGGSFKDEYVQLRQTLEDFGASVYWDETSKTIQVVKDGKVAQLNLNSANVKVNGKLLTLAGPVVMKDGITYVFHDFINEIFQADVISSVQISKDTNPLNPLTAKEIEGAVSIVKASEKYKDKILFTEIALKPPAKSDVWSYVLAGDKSKSLPRVAQFVALDGKQVIEGEVNLADGKLTKWETKEGAQGMVTLDDMVTVQSVIEGDTNYAKAIAKRGISDIKKVVTTPLTVGYFGGEDDLVEDARLLKVVSYLDTGDGNFWAHPIENLVAVVDLEKKQIIKIEDNGVIPVPMQANPYDGRNFAEKLAQKPLAIEEPVGKNYDVTGNMISWGNWDFHLRLDSRVGPILSTMTYNDQGEKRKVMYEGSLGGMVVPYGDPDIGWYFKTYFDSGEYGMGTLTSSLVKGKDVPDNAMLLDAVIADTQGNPRTVPNAMAVFEQYAGPEYRHDTMSAQGTDSKERRELVVRWISTVGNYDYIFDWVLQPNGTIKIDVGASGIEAVKGVVTNNMHDSTAVEDTKYGTLLDNHIVGTTHQHIYNFRLDMDVDGENNSLTEIDPKVAENTDGGPRKSVMITEHKTVKTEQEATQKFDPSTIRILSNPNKENKVGNPVSYQIIPFAGGTHPIAKGALFSTDDWLFKRAGFMDKQIWVTTYNPDERYPEGKYPNRTAKDTGLGKFTADNASIENTDDVVWITTGATHVARAEEWPIMPTEWVHAMLKPWNFFDNTPTLNLP from the coding sequence ATGAAAATTGCCGATTCCTTTAAAAAGAGTTTAATCGTTGGGACTATGATGACAATGGCCTTCACACCATTCATGCCATTTGGCTCGCATCAGGCTTATGCGCACGGTGGCAGCTTTAAAGACGAATATGTGCAATTACGACAAACACTTGAGGATTTTGGCGCTTCGGTGTATTGGGATGAAACATCGAAGACGATTCAAGTCGTGAAGGATGGCAAAGTGGCCCAGCTCAATTTGAACAGTGCGAATGTGAAGGTGAATGGAAAGCTGCTTACACTTGCTGGACCGGTTGTGATGAAGGATGGCATCACGTATGTGTTCCATGATTTTATCAATGAAATTTTTCAAGCTGATGTGATTTCAAGCGTTCAAATTTCGAAGGACACCAACCCTTTGAATCCACTGACAGCCAAAGAGATTGAAGGTGCGGTCAGCATTGTAAAAGCTTCAGAAAAGTACAAAGATAAGATACTTTTCACAGAAATCGCTCTGAAACCGCCTGCGAAAAGCGATGTGTGGAGCTATGTGCTAGCAGGTGACAAAAGCAAGAGTCTACCCAGAGTTGCTCAATTCGTAGCTTTGGATGGCAAGCAAGTCATTGAGGGTGAAGTGAATCTTGCTGATGGGAAGCTGACCAAGTGGGAAACCAAGGAAGGCGCACAAGGGATGGTCACCCTTGACGATATGGTCACGGTGCAAAGCGTCATCGAAGGGGACACGAATTATGCGAAAGCAATCGCGAAGCGAGGCATTTCCGATATCAAAAAAGTCGTGACGACACCTTTGACGGTTGGTTATTTTGGAGGGGAAGATGATCTAGTTGAGGATGCCCGTCTCTTGAAAGTTGTTTCCTATTTGGATACAGGAGATGGTAACTTCTGGGCTCACCCAATTGAAAATTTAGTCGCTGTTGTCGACTTGGAAAAGAAACAAATCATTAAAATAGAGGATAACGGGGTTATCCCGGTTCCGATGCAAGCCAATCCGTATGATGGCCGTAATTTTGCGGAGAAGCTAGCCCAGAAGCCACTGGCGATTGAGGAGCCAGTGGGCAAAAATTACGATGTAACTGGAAATATGATCTCTTGGGGGAACTGGGATTTTCACTTGCGCTTGGATAGTCGGGTTGGGCCGATTCTTTCGACAATGACGTATAACGATCAAGGGGAGAAGCGGAAAGTCATGTACGAAGGCTCACTTGGCGGCATGGTTGTACCTTATGGGGATCCGGATATTGGTTGGTATTTCAAAACGTATTTTGATTCCGGGGAGTATGGTATGGGGACATTGACGTCGTCACTTGTCAAAGGGAAGGATGTTCCTGACAACGCCATGTTGTTAGATGCTGTCATTGCTGACACTCAAGGGAATCCACGTACGGTTCCGAATGCGATGGCTGTTTTCGAACAATATGCGGGACCTGAGTATCGCCATGATACGATGTCGGCGCAAGGTACCGATAGTAAAGAGCGCAGAGAGTTGGTCGTTCGTTGGATATCTACGGTCGGTAATTATGATTATATTTTCGATTGGGTGCTTCAACCGAATGGTACGATTAAAATTGATGTCGGTGCCTCCGGGATTGAAGCGGTCAAAGGTGTCGTAACCAACAATATGCACGATTCCACAGCGGTTGAAGATACGAAATATGGCACACTACTCGATAACCATATTGTGGGCACAACGCATCAGCATATTTATAATTTTAGACTCGATATGGACGTAGATGGAGAGAATAACTCCTTAACGGAAATTGATCCAAAAGTTGCTGAGAATACGGATGGCGGACCGCGTAAAAGTGTTATGATCACCGAGCACAAAACCGTTAAAACGGAACAAGAAGCTACGCAAAAATTCGATCCTTCCACGATCCGAATTCTAAGCAATCCGAATAAAGAGAACAAAGTTGGTAATCCGGTCTCTTATCAAATTATTCCTTTTGCTGGTGGTACACATCCGATTGCGAAAGGTGCACTATTCAGTACTGACGACTGGCTGTTCAAGCGTGCAGGCTTTATGGATAAGCAAATTTGGGTGACAACCTACAATCCTGATGAACGTTATCCAGAAGGCAAGTATCCAAATCGCACGGCGAAGGATACAGGTTTAGGTAAATTTACAGCGGACAACGCGTCGATTGAGAACACAGATGACGTGGTATGGATCACGACGGGAGCTACACATGTGGCTCGTGCTGAAGAATGGCCTATAATGCCAACGGAATGGGTCCATGCGATGTTGAAACCGTGGAATTTCTTCGATAACACGCCGACATTGAATTTGCCTTAA
- a CDS encoding chromate transporter — MLLLSLILIIFTTAFFYRIHHSIWVKSSFYGLRPIVTGLIIYAAIHFGLRNPAHKRCWVIL, encoded by the coding sequence ATGTTGCTTCTATCTCTTATATTGATCATTTTCACAACAGCTTTCTTTTACAGAATACACCATAGTATATGGGTTAAATCTTCCTTCTATGGACTTCGTCCCATTGTAACTGGCCTGATTATTTATGCTGCAATCCACTTTGGTTTACGTAACCCAGCACACAAGCGGTGCTGGGTTATTTTATAA
- a CDS encoding VOC family protein gives MRIHSIKLLTKQLEQLKRFYTYVLGLPLTESSSDTFTVKVGRSYLIFERTNIIDENPFYHFAFDIPENKIDESIAWLNSVGITLNLLPDNTYKVYSSTWNATSIYFYDSAGNIVEFIARHSLDNAIHSSITGTELINISEIGLVVNNVTKIKDFLSTNHSFSGYKDSKDTFAAVGNEEGLFILSANKRVWLGSEKKADIFKTEIAVEGPQEGIYNIGQYPYKLSFVNCG, from the coding sequence TTGCGGATACATAGTATTAAATTACTCACTAAACAACTTGAACAACTCAAAAGGTTCTACACTTATGTTCTCGGACTTCCACTGACGGAGAGTTCTAGTGATACGTTTACCGTAAAAGTAGGGCGTTCATACTTAATTTTCGAAAGAACGAATATTATCGATGAAAACCCATTTTATCATTTCGCTTTTGACATCCCTGAAAACAAAATTGATGAATCAATAGCTTGGCTAAACTCGGTGGGGATTACACTAAACTTATTACCAGACAACACATACAAAGTGTATTCCTCAACTTGGAATGCTACATCAATTTATTTTTATGATTCAGCGGGAAATATAGTCGAATTTATAGCAAGGCATAGTCTTGATAACGCAATTCATAGTTCCATAACAGGTACGGAACTAATAAATATAAGTGAAATCGGCCTTGTTGTTAATAATGTAACTAAAATAAAAGATTTTTTGAGCACAAACCATTCATTTAGCGGATATAAGGATAGCAAAGATACCTTTGCTGCGGTAGGTAATGAAGAAGGATTATTCATACTGTCAGCCAATAAAAGAGTATGGCTTGGTTCTGAAAAAAAAGCTGATATTTTTAAAACAGAAATTGCAGTGGAAGGACCTCAAGAAGGAATATATAATATTGGACAATACCCTTACAAACTTTCATTTGTGAATTGTGGCTAA